Proteins encoded by one window of Microbacterium testaceum:
- a CDS encoding NAD(P)/FAD-dependent oxidoreductase, whose protein sequence is MNEYDVVVVGAGLAGLRAATRLAEAGRDVVVLEANDAVGGRERTDIVDGFRLDLGFHVLNPAYPAVRRWVDVGALALRRFPVAVGVRLDDRVARVAHPLRHPGSIAATLRSGLVRPADVAALARWVGPTLLSARQAKRGRDFSLDEGWDRAGLRGPLREAVLEPFLAGVIADDRQQTSDAFVRLLIRSFALGRPGVPAAGIGALPAQLADTARRAGVGIRLSHRVVSTRKRAHGWHLGVEGADAVTARALVLATGLDHALDAPHPRTRGLQTWWFATDEAPSTDAALRVDGRRRGPIVNTAVMTNTAPTYAPRGQHLIQATCVMPSVAAEDEVRRQLGEVWQADTRPWRLLRRDDITHALPAQDPPLRLRLPVRLDDGRYLAGDHRDTASIQGALVSGQRAAEAVLADLAR, encoded by the coding sequence ATGAACGAATACGACGTCGTCGTGGTGGGAGCAGGGCTCGCGGGACTCCGCGCCGCGACCCGGCTGGCCGAGGCCGGACGCGACGTCGTGGTGCTCGAGGCGAACGACGCGGTCGGCGGACGCGAGCGCACCGACATCGTCGACGGCTTCCGCCTCGACCTCGGCTTCCACGTGCTGAACCCGGCGTACCCGGCCGTGCGGCGCTGGGTCGACGTTGGCGCCCTCGCGCTCCGGCGCTTCCCGGTCGCGGTCGGCGTGCGGCTCGACGACAGGGTCGCGCGGGTGGCGCATCCGCTGCGGCATCCGGGATCGATTGCCGCGACCCTGCGATCGGGCCTGGTGCGCCCCGCCGACGTCGCCGCGCTCGCACGCTGGGTGGGCCCCACTCTGCTGTCAGCGCGTCAGGCCAAGAGGGGCCGCGACTTCTCGCTCGACGAGGGCTGGGACCGAGCAGGCCTCCGCGGCCCCCTCCGCGAGGCGGTGCTCGAGCCCTTCCTCGCCGGGGTCATCGCCGACGACCGGCAACAGACCTCCGACGCCTTCGTGCGCCTGCTCATCCGCAGCTTCGCCCTCGGGCGTCCGGGCGTTCCCGCGGCGGGGATCGGAGCCCTCCCCGCGCAGCTCGCCGACACGGCGCGGCGTGCGGGTGTCGGCATCCGCCTCTCGCACCGCGTCGTGTCGACCCGCAAGCGAGCGCACGGCTGGCACCTCGGGGTGGAGGGGGCGGATGCCGTGACCGCCCGCGCCCTCGTGCTCGCGACCGGCCTGGACCACGCCCTCGACGCCCCGCACCCTCGCACCCGCGGCCTGCAGACGTGGTGGTTCGCCACCGACGAGGCCCCCTCGACCGATGCCGCGCTGCGCGTCGACGGACGCCGCCGCGGGCCGATCGTGAACACCGCGGTCATGACAAACACCGCGCCGACGTACGCCCCGCGCGGGCAGCACCTCATTCAGGCGACCTGCGTCATGCCCTCCGTCGCCGCCGAGGACGAGGTGCGGCGCCAGCTCGGCGAGGTGTGGCAGGCCGACACCCGGCCGTGGCGCCTGCTGCGCCGCGACGACATCACCCACGCGCTCCCCGCGCAGGATCCGCCGCTGCGCCTGCGCCTCCCCGTGCGCCTCGACGACGGCCGCTACCTCGCCGGCGACCACCGCGACACCGCGTCGATCCAGGGCGCGCTGGTGTCGGGGCAGCGCGCCGCGGAGGCGGTGCTGGCCGACCTCGCGCGGTGA
- a CDS encoding arsenate reductase ArsC, translated as MSDTATILFVCVHNAGRSQMAAGYARALGGDRVRVLSGGSAPGDALNPMAVAAMAEEGIDISAEVPQLLLTDDVRASDAVITMGCGDACPIFPGKRYEDWELTDPAGKGLDEVRPIRDDIKARVTTLLRELGVDA; from the coding sequence ATGTCCGACACCGCCACGATCCTCTTCGTCTGCGTGCACAACGCCGGCCGCTCGCAGATGGCCGCCGGCTACGCCCGTGCGCTCGGCGGCGACCGCGTGCGCGTGCTGTCCGGTGGCAGCGCCCCCGGCGACGCCCTCAACCCGATGGCGGTGGCCGCGATGGCCGAAGAGGGGATCGACATCAGCGCCGAGGTGCCGCAGCTGCTGCTCACCGACGACGTCCGGGCCTCCGACGCGGTCATCACGATGGGCTGCGGAGACGCGTGCCCGATTTTCCCCGGCAAGCGCTACGAGGACTGGGAACTCACCGACCCGGCGGGCAAGGGGCTCGACGAGGTCCGTCCCATCCGCGACGACATCAAGGCGCGGGTGACCACGCTGCTGCGCGAGCTCGGGGTCGACGCATGA
- a CDS encoding glycosyltransferase family 2 protein encodes MPQGPVSPAVTVSVVIPCRDDGAHLWRCLRALSAQTLTPTEIVVVDNASTDDSAEIARAAGARVVFCAERGIPAAAATGYDAARGELILRLDADSLPDPTWVQSMVDALADPAVDAVTGGAVFHDGPARRRVSMARLFLGTYATFATPALGHTPLWGSNMAFRRRAWEDVRGEVHLDPELHDDLDLAYHLGRRHRIARVSGAHMRVSSRTVEPRRFARCFRRGAGTVFAHWPAEIPPARWVRLGLRGRS; translated from the coding sequence GTGCCCCAAGGCCCCGTCTCGCCGGCCGTCACCGTCTCCGTCGTCATCCCCTGCCGTGACGACGGCGCCCATCTGTGGCGGTGCCTGCGCGCGCTGTCCGCGCAGACCCTCACCCCGACCGAGATCGTCGTGGTCGACAACGCCTCGACCGACGACAGCGCCGAGATCGCCCGGGCGGCCGGAGCGCGCGTGGTGTTCTGCGCAGAGCGCGGCATCCCCGCGGCCGCCGCCACCGGGTACGACGCGGCCCGCGGAGAGCTGATCCTCCGCCTCGACGCCGACAGCCTCCCCGATCCGACGTGGGTGCAGAGCATGGTCGACGCGCTGGCGGATCCGGCGGTGGATGCCGTGACCGGCGGAGCCGTGTTCCACGACGGACCCGCGCGGCGACGCGTGTCGATGGCGCGGCTCTTCCTCGGCACCTACGCGACCTTCGCGACCCCCGCTCTCGGACACACGCCGCTCTGGGGCTCGAACATGGCGTTCCGCCGCCGCGCCTGGGAGGACGTGCGCGGCGAGGTGCACCTCGACCCCGAGCTGCACGACGACCTCGACCTCGCGTACCACCTCGGCCGCCGCCATCGCATCGCGCGCGTGTCCGGCGCGCACATGCGCGTGTCGTCGAGGACCGTCGAGCCGCGCCGCTTCGCCCGATGCTTCCGTCGGGGTGCGGGGACCGTCTTCGCGCACTGGCCCGCCGAGATCCCGCCGGCGCGATGGGTGCGTCTGGGGCTGCGGGGTCGATCATGA
- a CDS encoding endonuclease/exonuclease/phosphatase family protein, protein MSGILFPDVEAPDLHVMSFNIRRRFDRITWPPADRWPLRKERLRTFLSANRPHLLGTQEAMPDQAQWVQASLGSDYGRIGLGRGPRRDGEGTPLFYDRDRVEVEDWEQVALSDTPGVPGSTGWGNTIPRIAVIARVRDLATDARFTFVNTHFDAFSRRARRRSAAWLHDLVARRERPLLFTADVNAHVRSGELSDMFADGLLVDTWSYSPARRTAEWGTFNNYAAPKVGARRIDALLATPDVGVRAVGIDPRPTGTQWPSDHLPVQAVVRIHPAATP, encoded by the coding sequence ATGAGCGGCATCCTCTTCCCCGACGTCGAAGCCCCCGACCTGCACGTGATGAGCTTCAACATCCGTCGACGCTTCGACCGGATCACGTGGCCCCCCGCCGACCGCTGGCCCCTGCGCAAAGAGCGACTGCGGACGTTCCTCAGCGCGAACCGCCCCCACCTGCTGGGTACCCAGGAGGCGATGCCCGATCAAGCCCAGTGGGTGCAGGCGTCGCTCGGCTCCGACTACGGCCGCATCGGACTCGGCCGCGGTCCCCGCCGCGACGGGGAGGGCACTCCGCTCTTCTACGACCGCGATCGCGTCGAGGTCGAGGACTGGGAGCAGGTCGCCCTGTCGGACACCCCCGGCGTCCCCGGGTCGACCGGATGGGGCAACACCATCCCACGCATCGCGGTCATCGCGCGGGTGCGCGACCTCGCGACCGACGCCCGGTTCACCTTCGTGAACACCCATTTCGACGCGTTCTCGCGCCGGGCTCGCCGCCGCTCGGCCGCGTGGCTCCACGACCTCGTGGCGCGCCGCGAACGCCCGCTGCTGTTCACCGCCGACGTGAACGCCCACGTGCGCTCCGGCGAACTGTCGGACATGTTCGCCGACGGCCTGCTCGTGGACACGTGGTCGTACTCCCCCGCCCGCCGGACCGCCGAGTGGGGCACCTTCAACAACTATGCGGCGCCCAAGGTCGGTGCGCGCCGCATCGACGCCCTGCTCGCGACTCCCGACGTGGGCGTGCGCGCGGTCGGCATCGACCCGCGTCCGACCGGCACGCAGTGGCCGAGCGACCACTTGCCGGTGCAGGCGGTCGTGCGCATCCATCCGGCGGCGACGCCATGA
- a CDS encoding biopolymer transporter Tol: MASDPPSDRDATDDERWLVIDGRRWRRTDPAVPDDLADRLRSHLGRARAAVRTAKRAGGDDDVSDARRRVGLAKHGLGERGPRWWDDEVAARVHRAREALAELDAVAPPRADDSPDVNA, from the coding sequence ATGGCATCCGACCCTCCCTCCGACCGGGACGCGACCGACGACGAGCGCTGGCTCGTGATCGACGGGCGCCGGTGGCGCCGCACTGATCCGGCGGTGCCGGACGACCTCGCCGACCGATTGCGGTCGCACCTCGGGCGGGCCCGAGCGGCCGTGCGGACGGCGAAACGCGCCGGGGGCGACGACGACGTGTCCGACGCGCGTCGCCGGGTGGGGCTCGCGAAACACGGACTGGGCGAGCGAGGGCCGCGCTGGTGGGACGACGAGGTCGCCGCGCGGGTGCACCGGGCCCGGGAGGCTCTCGCCGAGCTCGACGCTGTCGCCCCGCCGAGAGCAGACGATTCCCCCGACGTCAACGCGTAG
- a CDS encoding FAD-dependent oxidoreductase, with protein sequence MSLTLTVPPRPDSDRRAGLPIAIIGAGPVGLAAAAHLIERGLPVVLFEAGDTAGAAVRAWGHTRLFSPWRYVVDPAARRLLEAEGWSAPDAEGLPTGDELVDGYLEPLARTAALASVIRYGTRVEAVARQGMDRTRSAGRAAIPFVLRLHTEEGVTDATARAVIDTSGTTSSPRSLLSSGLAHDDLGDRVTTALPDVRGRDRARFAGRRVLVVGAGHSAANTLIALAALAADEPTTRIAWAVRNEGTARLAADAADDLAARGRLGAAVHRLVEEGAVEQIAAFEIDDVRLSGDGVRVSGRRVGEAFALEVDVVVNAAGFRPDLSMLGEIRLGLDEIIEAPRALAPLIDPNLHSCGSVPPHGVAELTHPEPDFYLAGMKSYGRAPTFLLLTGYEQVRSIAAELAGDRAAARQVDLVLPETGVCTTDAGSCCA encoded by the coding sequence ATGAGCCTCACCCTCACGGTCCCGCCGCGGCCCGACAGCGACCGCCGTGCGGGTCTGCCGATCGCGATCATCGGCGCAGGACCCGTCGGCCTCGCTGCCGCCGCTCACCTGATCGAGCGCGGGCTGCCGGTCGTCTTGTTCGAAGCGGGCGACACCGCCGGCGCGGCCGTTCGCGCGTGGGGGCACACGCGCCTGTTCTCGCCGTGGCGCTACGTCGTCGACCCCGCAGCTCGCCGTCTGCTCGAGGCCGAAGGATGGAGCGCCCCGGATGCCGAAGGCCTGCCCACCGGAGACGAGCTGGTCGACGGCTACCTCGAACCCCTCGCGCGCACCGCCGCCTTGGCATCCGTCATCCGGTACGGCACGCGCGTCGAGGCCGTGGCCCGCCAGGGCATGGACCGCACCCGCTCGGCCGGTCGGGCGGCCATCCCCTTCGTCTTGCGACTGCACACGGAGGAGGGCGTGACGGATGCCACGGCTCGCGCCGTCATCGACACCTCGGGCACCACGAGCTCGCCGCGGTCGCTGTTGTCGTCGGGTCTCGCGCACGACGACCTCGGTGATCGCGTGACGACGGCGCTTCCCGATGTGCGCGGACGCGACCGGGCGCGCTTCGCCGGCCGGCGCGTGCTCGTCGTCGGTGCGGGGCACTCGGCGGCGAACACCCTGATCGCCCTCGCCGCGCTCGCCGCAGACGAGCCCACGACGCGCATCGCGTGGGCTGTCCGCAACGAGGGAACCGCCCGCCTCGCCGCCGACGCGGCCGACGACCTCGCCGCGCGCGGACGCCTCGGCGCTGCGGTGCACCGCCTGGTCGAAGAGGGCGCCGTCGAGCAGATCGCCGCGTTCGAGATCGACGACGTGCGGCTCTCCGGCGACGGCGTGCGCGTCAGCGGCCGACGCGTGGGAGAGGCGTTCGCCCTCGAGGTCGACGTGGTCGTCAACGCCGCGGGGTTCCGCCCCGACCTGTCGATGCTGGGGGAGATCCGCCTGGGTCTCGACGAGATCATCGAGGCGCCGAGGGCCCTCGCCCCGCTGATCGACCCGAACCTGCACTCGTGCGGCTCCGTGCCACCTCACGGGGTCGCCGAACTGACGCACCCCGAGCCCGACTTCTACCTCGCGGGCATGAAGTCGTACGGGCGGGCGCCCACCTTCCTGTTGCTCACCGGGTACGAGCAGGTGCGGTCGATCGCGGCGGAACTCGCCGGCGACAGGGCGGCGGCACGGCAGGTTGATCTCGTGCTGCCCGAGACGGGCGTCTGCACGACCGACGCGGGGTCCTGCTGCGCGTGA
- a CDS encoding pyridoxamine 5'-phosphate oxidase family protein, giving the protein MSSTATELETLNDLLKKFRFAMVTTRAEDGALHAHPLTVQEKESDGDLWFIVGTHSSAVEHVRRDPKVGLSFSTDGTWLSLAGEAEVVDDLAKLKELWSTSVEAWFPDGPESPGVTLLKVSTLTGEYWGSAGGRLATAIALVTSKVTGDRPRGGEKQTFDLTD; this is encoded by the coding sequence ATGTCATCCACCGCCACCGAGCTCGAGACGCTCAACGATCTGCTCAAGAAGTTCCGCTTCGCGATGGTCACCACCCGCGCCGAAGACGGAGCGCTGCATGCGCACCCGCTGACCGTGCAGGAGAAGGAGTCGGACGGCGACCTCTGGTTCATCGTCGGCACGCACTCCTCCGCCGTTGAGCACGTGCGACGCGACCCGAAGGTGGGCCTGTCGTTCAGCACCGACGGCACGTGGCTGTCGCTGGCGGGCGAGGCCGAGGTGGTCGACGACCTCGCGAAGCTCAAGGAACTGTGGTCGACGAGCGTCGAGGCGTGGTTCCCCGACGGCCCCGAGTCGCCCGGGGTGACCCTGCTGAAGGTCTCGACCCTCACGGGCGAGTACTGGGGGAGCGCCGGCGGGCGCCTCGCCACGGCCATCGCACTCGTCACCTCGAAGGTGACCGGCGACCGGCCGCGCGGTGGTGAGAAGCAGACCTTCGATCTGACCGACTGA
- a CDS encoding GNAT family N-acetyltransferase, with amino-acid sequence MSVSLRPLAAEDWPEVHRIYAEGIATGHATFETEPPATWGAFDAAKLDAHRFVAVVGHRVVGWAAVSAVSSRPVYRGVVEHSVYVEADARGRGIGHLLLDALIASTEAAGVWTIQSTIFAGNHASLALHARHGFRTVGVRERIARDAADVWRDTVLIERRSPTVV; translated from the coding sequence GTGAGCGTGTCGCTGCGCCCACTCGCCGCGGAAGACTGGCCGGAGGTGCACCGCATCTACGCGGAGGGCATCGCGACCGGTCACGCGACCTTCGAGACGGAGCCTCCCGCGACGTGGGGCGCGTTCGACGCGGCGAAGCTCGACGCGCATCGCTTCGTCGCGGTCGTCGGTCACCGGGTCGTCGGCTGGGCGGCCGTCTCCGCGGTGTCGTCGCGACCCGTCTACCGCGGAGTCGTGGAGCACTCGGTGTACGTCGAGGCCGACGCCCGCGGCCGGGGGATCGGTCACCTGCTGCTCGACGCCCTCATCGCTTCGACCGAGGCCGCCGGCGTCTGGACGATCCAGTCGACGATCTTCGCAGGCAACCACGCCTCGCTCGCCTTGCACGCACGCCACGGGTTTCGCACCGTCGGCGTCCGCGAGCGCATCGCCCGCGATGCTGCAGACGTCTGGCGCGACACGGTGCTGATCGAAAGACGCAGTCCCACTGTCGTCTGA
- a CDS encoding cryptochrome/photolyase family protein — protein MRAALILATQQFAEHPAYADDGIEEFFFIESAPRFAKLPYHRHKIVLLVSAMRHTAARLEAEGKTVRRITLDDDLSFKAGLEKLLKAHRVTELTWMSDPNRPVDERMARICQAHDVETDVLSDGLFLTPEDDVDAWFSEHPTPLMEDFYHWQRRRTGILMDGGKPAGRRWNFDADNRKALPKKGVEVPPLPQPAHDEITRAVIAEVDERYAEHPGSAADFWLPVTPEDSRDWLDVFVAERLNDFGRYEDAMKADEPFLFHAIISPMLNIGLLTVEEVVAATTRTDAPLASVEGFIRQVIGWREYMRGMYRAHPQLEHVNALHLEKRIEKYWYSGQRVPSDLPIPVRTVLERVHEWGYAHHIERLMVLGNWFLLQGYAPRQVNDWFLALFVDAYDWVMVPNVMGMSQFADGGFVATKPYVSGGAYLQKMGSWWPSAQEAKDSVFTDAYWEFLERHEDVLAGNHRLGLALAQMRKRRDAKG, from the coding sequence GTGAGGGCCGCACTGATCCTCGCGACGCAGCAGTTCGCCGAGCACCCCGCCTACGCCGACGACGGCATCGAGGAGTTCTTCTTCATCGAGTCGGCGCCCCGCTTCGCCAAGCTCCCGTACCACCGTCACAAGATCGTCCTGCTCGTCTCGGCGATGCGGCACACCGCCGCGCGTCTCGAGGCCGAGGGCAAGACCGTCCGCCGGATCACCCTCGACGACGACCTCTCCTTCAAGGCCGGGCTCGAAAAGCTGCTGAAGGCCCATCGGGTCACCGAGCTGACGTGGATGAGCGACCCCAACCGCCCCGTCGACGAGCGCATGGCGCGCATCTGCCAGGCGCACGACGTCGAGACCGACGTGCTCTCGGACGGGCTGTTCCTCACCCCCGAAGACGACGTCGACGCCTGGTTCTCGGAGCACCCGACGCCGCTCATGGAGGACTTCTACCACTGGCAGCGGCGGCGCACCGGCATCCTGATGGACGGCGGGAAGCCGGCGGGGCGGCGCTGGAACTTCGACGCCGACAATCGCAAGGCGCTGCCGAAGAAGGGCGTCGAGGTTCCGCCGCTGCCGCAGCCCGCGCACGACGAGATCACCCGCGCCGTCATCGCCGAGGTCGACGAGCGCTACGCCGAGCACCCCGGCAGTGCAGCCGATTTCTGGTTGCCCGTCACGCCGGAGGATTCCCGCGACTGGCTCGACGTCTTCGTCGCGGAGCGCCTCAACGACTTCGGCCGCTACGAAGACGCGATGAAGGCCGACGAGCCGTTCCTCTTCCACGCGATCATCTCGCCGATGCTGAACATCGGGCTGCTCACCGTCGAAGAAGTGGTCGCCGCCACCACACGGACCGACGCGCCCCTGGCATCCGTCGAGGGGTTCATCCGCCAGGTGATCGGGTGGCGCGAATACATGCGCGGCATGTACCGGGCGCACCCGCAGCTCGAGCACGTCAACGCGCTGCACCTCGAGAAGAGGATCGAGAAGTACTGGTACTCCGGACAACGGGTGCCGAGTGACCTGCCGATCCCCGTGCGCACGGTGCTGGAACGCGTGCACGAGTGGGGCTACGCGCACCACATCGAACGCCTCATGGTGCTCGGCAACTGGTTCCTCCTGCAGGGGTACGCGCCGCGGCAGGTCAACGACTGGTTCCTCGCGCTGTTCGTCGACGCGTACGACTGGGTCATGGTGCCCAACGTCATGGGCATGAGCCAGTTCGCCGACGGCGGCTTCGTCGCGACCAAGCCCTACGTCTCGGGCGGGGCCTACCTGCAGAAGATGGGGTCGTGGTGGCCCTCGGCGCAGGAGGCCAAGGACTCGGTCTTCACCGACGCGTACTGGGAATTTCTCGAGCGACACGAGGACGTGCTGGCCGGAAACCACCGGCTGGGCCTCGCGCTGGCGCAGATGCGCAAGCGTCGCGACGCGAAGGGGTAG
- a CDS encoding sulfurtransferase, translated as MASVLNVSAYLFTRIDDPASLRAALRARAAEAGLRGTILLAEEGINLFLAGGADEVRGFVDDLRADARFAALQTKESWSDDVPFGKLLVKVKREIIRMDRPEVRPQDGRAPAVTPDTLRRWLDAGVDDAGREVVLIDTRNAFEVDYGTFAGAKDWRIERFTQFPDAAASHREELEGKTVVSFCTGGIRCEKAALYLRDEGLEAYQLEGGILGWFAAQGEAHWDGDLFVFDEREALDAGLAARVGA; from the coding sequence ATGGCATCCGTCCTCAACGTCTCGGCGTACCTGTTCACGCGCATCGACGACCCCGCGTCCCTGCGAGCGGCTCTGCGCGCGCGGGCGGCGGAGGCGGGACTGCGGGGGACAATATTGCTGGCCGAGGAGGGCATCAACCTGTTCCTCGCGGGCGGAGCCGACGAGGTGCGCGGCTTCGTCGACGACCTGCGCGCCGACGCGCGCTTCGCCGCCCTGCAGACCAAGGAGAGCTGGTCGGATGACGTGCCCTTCGGCAAGCTGCTCGTGAAGGTGAAGCGCGAGATCATCCGCATGGACCGGCCCGAGGTGCGCCCGCAGGACGGTCGCGCGCCGGCCGTGACCCCCGACACGCTGCGCCGCTGGCTCGACGCGGGCGTCGACGACGCGGGTCGGGAGGTCGTGCTCATCGACACGCGCAACGCCTTCGAGGTCGACTACGGCACCTTCGCCGGAGCGAAGGACTGGCGCATCGAGAGGTTCACGCAGTTCCCGGATGCCGCGGCATCCCACCGCGAAGAACTCGAGGGCAAGACCGTGGTGAGCTTCTGCACGGGCGGCATCCGCTGCGAGAAGGCGGCCCTGTACCTGCGCGACGAGGGACTCGAGGCGTACCAGCTCGAGGGCGGGATCCTCGGGTGGTTCGCCGCGCAGGGCGAAGCGCACTGGGACGGCGACCTCTTCGTCTTCGACGAGCGCGAAGCGCTCGATGCCGGACTCGCCGCTCGGGTCGGTGCCTGA
- a CDS encoding GNAT family N-acetyltransferase, with protein sequence MTELRDGAVLRPARPGDEEGILACIQALAVYEREPDAVDNTAAMLTDTLFGDDPRAFAFVVEGPDGGIRAIAIWFLTYSTWTGRHGIWLEDLYVHERYRANGYGVALLAALAAECLDKGYSRLEWTVLDWNEPAIGFYRALGAEAMDEWTTRRVTGDALTALAARG encoded by the coding sequence ATGACCGAACTCCGCGACGGCGCCGTGCTGCGCCCCGCCCGCCCCGGCGACGAGGAGGGCATCCTCGCGTGCATCCAGGCGCTCGCCGTTTACGAACGCGAACCGGATGCCGTGGACAACACCGCCGCGATGCTCACCGACACGCTGTTCGGCGACGACCCCCGCGCGTTCGCCTTCGTCGTGGAGGGCCCCGACGGCGGCATCCGGGCGATCGCGATCTGGTTCCTCACCTATTCGACGTGGACCGGACGCCACGGCATCTGGCTCGAAGACCTGTACGTGCACGAGCGGTACCGCGCGAACGGCTACGGCGTGGCCCTGCTCGCCGCCCTCGCCGCCGAGTGCCTCGACAAGGGCTACTCGCGCCTGGAGTGGACGGTGCTCGACTGGAACGAGCCCGCGATCGGCTTCTATCGCGCGCTCGGCGCCGAGGCGATGGACGAATGGACCACCCGCCGCGTCACGGGCGACGCGCTGACGGCGCTCGCGGCGCGGGGGTAG
- a CDS encoding dipeptidase produces the protein MPDSPLGSVPDVLWDQHACVELVETADLTDLRRYRGAGGGYVSINVGYAPHAPELTASLLRSFRAQVDAIDGLELAATVADIDRIAARGDTAVAFDLEDCAPLGGDLDAVSSLVARGVRTLGPTYNHANRAGGGCLDAVDDGLTAWGRDLVAEMNAQGMVPDGSHVGARTTFDMCAASTRPVVFSHSNLRSVWEHPRNITDDQARAAADTGGVIGITGVGIFLGPNTPTLEAMVRHIERAVEVVGIRHVGVSTDFSFDWETFRDEVVRMPELYDASYTRWGPMEWMPPETFVVLGSALAARGWSDTDVAAVLGGNFRRVAAESWEPLA, from the coding sequence ATGCCGGACTCGCCGCTCGGGTCGGTGCCTGACGTGCTCTGGGACCAGCACGCCTGCGTCGAACTCGTCGAGACCGCCGACCTCACCGACCTGCGGCGCTACCGGGGAGCCGGCGGGGGCTACGTGTCGATCAACGTCGGCTACGCCCCGCACGCGCCCGAGCTCACGGCATCCCTTCTCCGCTCGTTCCGCGCGCAGGTCGACGCCATCGACGGGCTCGAACTCGCCGCCACGGTCGCCGACATCGACCGCATCGCCGCGCGGGGCGACACGGCCGTCGCCTTCGACCTCGAGGACTGCGCCCCTCTCGGCGGGGACCTGGATGCCGTGTCCTCCCTCGTCGCACGGGGAGTACGCACCCTCGGGCCGACCTACAACCACGCCAACCGCGCCGGCGGCGGGTGCCTCGACGCGGTCGACGACGGCCTCACCGCCTGGGGTCGGGACCTCGTCGCCGAGATGAACGCGCAGGGCATGGTTCCCGACGGCTCGCACGTGGGCGCCCGCACCACCTTCGACATGTGCGCCGCCTCAACCCGCCCGGTGGTGTTCAGCCACTCGAACCTGCGTTCCGTGTGGGAGCACCCGCGCAACATCACCGACGACCAGGCGCGAGCGGCAGCGGACACCGGGGGAGTCATCGGCATCACCGGGGTGGGGATCTTCCTCGGGCCCAACACCCCGACGCTCGAGGCGATGGTGCGCCACATCGAGCGCGCCGTCGAGGTCGTCGGCATCCGTCACGTCGGGGTGAGCACCGACTTCTCGTTCGACTGGGAGACCTTCCGCGACGAGGTCGTGCGGATGCCGGAGCTGTACGACGCGAGCTACACCCGCTGGGGCCCGATGGAGTGGATGCCGCCCGAGACCTTCGTCGTCCTCGGCTCGGCGCTCGCCGCGCGAGGATGGAGCGACACCGACGTCGCCGCGGTGCTCGGCGGGAACTTCCGCCGCGTCGCGGCCGAGAGCTGGGAGCCCCTGGCATGA
- a CDS encoding DUF2945 domain-containing protein, translating to MSKDLSKGDRVSWDTPQGRTQGEVVEKKTKDFQHDGQKFTASDDDPAYIVKSEKSGSTAAHKGSALNTLKS from the coding sequence ATGTCGAAGGATCTGTCGAAGGGCGACCGCGTCAGCTGGGACACCCCGCAGGGCCGCACCCAGGGTGAGGTCGTGGAGAAGAAGACGAAGGACTTCCAGCACGACGGTCAGAAGTTCACGGCATCCGACGACGACCCGGCGTACATCGTGAAGTCGGAGAAGTCGGGTTCGACCGCCGCGCACAAGGGCTCGGCGCTGAACACGTTGAAGAGCTGA
- a CDS encoding DUF2256 domain-containing protein has protein sequence MSRPEVRSKPCAYCGRPFTDRKRWSGRDQWDQVLYCSRGCRANAAKQRRQA, from the coding sequence ATGTCACGACCCGAGGTCCGCTCCAAGCCCTGCGCCTACTGCGGCCGGCCCTTCACCGACCGCAAGCGCTGGAGCGGGCGCGACCAGTGGGACCAGGTGCTCTACTGCTCGCGCGGTTGCCGCGCCAACGCCGCGAAGCAGAGGCGTCAGGCGTGA
- a CDS encoding ArsR/SmtB family transcription factor: MTSTIALPLLDAPCCVSSGDAAMAPAEAETLAKTLKALADPARLRIVSIIAAQDAGVTCACDLQEPLGLSQPTVSHHTKVLVDAGILTREKRGTWAYFSLVPGALDSVAAAIAPRR; encoded by the coding sequence ATGACCTCGACCATCGCCCTGCCCCTGCTCGACGCCCCCTGCTGCGTCTCGTCGGGCGATGCTGCGATGGCCCCGGCCGAAGCGGAGACGCTGGCGAAGACGCTCAAGGCGCTCGCCGATCCGGCGCGACTGCGGATCGTGTCGATCATCGCCGCGCAAGACGCCGGCGTCACGTGCGCGTGCGACCTGCAAGAACCCCTCGGTCTCTCGCAGCCCACCGTCTCACACCACACGAAAGTGCTGGTGGATGCCGGCATCCTGACCCGCGAGAAGCGCGGCACCTGGGCGTATTTCTCGCTCGTGCCGGGCGCTCTCGACAGCGTCGCCGCGGCCATCGCGCCCCGTCGCTGA